A single window of Pseudomonas marginalis DNA harbors:
- the sixA gene encoding phosphohistidine phosphatase SixA, with product MKVWVLRHGEAEAHARTDAERNLTEHGRAEVLRSAAHLIGQPLSAIIASPYVRAQQTAQLVRDALGFAPDIRTVPWLTPEGNPLEVLSKLDSDDNVLLVSHQPLVGSLISFLQHGHQRQPQPMSTASLAELEGDFPLAGLMSLVSVKNP from the coding sequence ATGAAGGTGTGGGTCTTGCGTCACGGTGAGGCCGAGGCGCATGCCCGCACGGATGCCGAGCGCAACCTCACCGAACATGGCCGCGCCGAGGTGTTGCGCAGTGCGGCGCACCTGATCGGCCAGCCGCTCAGCGCGATCATTGCCAGCCCGTACGTGCGCGCGCAGCAGACTGCACAGCTGGTGCGGGACGCGTTGGGTTTTGCGCCGGACATCCGCACGGTGCCTTGGCTCACGCCGGAGGGCAATCCGCTGGAGGTCCTGAGCAAGCTCGACAGTGATGACAACGTGCTGCTGGTCAGTCATCAGCCCCTGGTCGGCAGCTTGATCAGTTTTCTGCAGCATGGCCATCAGCGCCAGCCGCAGCCGATGTCCACCGCCAGCCTGGCAGAGCTTGAGGGCGACTTCCCGCTGGCGGGGTTGATGAGCCTGGTCAGCGTGAAGAATCCGTAG
- a CDS encoding hotdog fold thioesterase: MSLWRTQPNIEQLNAGQKNTIGELLDIRFESFDEESLTASMVVDHRTHQPYGLLHGGASVVLAESVGSVAAYLCIDPSKFYCVGLEVNANHLRGVRSGRVTAVAKAIHIGRTTQVWDIRLTTDDGKCNCVSRLTMAVVPLGETPPAR; encoded by the coding sequence ATGAGCTTGTGGCGCACCCAACCGAATATCGAGCAACTCAATGCCGGCCAGAAAAACACCATCGGTGAACTGCTGGACATCCGTTTTGAAAGCTTCGACGAGGAATCCCTCACCGCCAGCATGGTGGTCGACCACCGCACTCACCAGCCCTACGGCCTGCTGCATGGCGGTGCGTCGGTGGTTCTGGCCGAGAGCGTCGGCTCCGTGGCGGCCTATTTGTGCATCGACCCGAGCAAGTTCTATTGCGTGGGCCTGGAGGTCAACGCCAATCACCTGCGCGGTGTGCGCAGCGGGCGGGTGACGGCGGTGGCCAAGGCGATCCATATCGGCCGCACCACCCAGGTCTGGGACATTCGCCTGACCACCGATGACGGCAAGTGCAACTGTGTCTCACGGCTGACCATGGCCGTGGTGCCTTTGGGCGAAACCCCTCCGGCGCGATAG
- a CDS encoding alpha/beta fold hydrolase, with amino-acid sequence MSQHVFFAHANGFPSATYGKLFAALAPEYAVAHLPQHGHDPRFPVDDNWQNLVDELIHHLEQQPQPVWGVGHSLGGVLHLHAALRCPQLYRGVVMLDSPVLTRADRWVIRAAKRFGFIDRLTPAGRTLGRREEFSDLDAARSYFAGKTLFRGFDPECFDAYLQHGLYQAGDRLRLRFDPATEISIYRGVPHTSPGQVRQLKVPLAVVRGRQSRVVMRHHASGVDRLPMGEMLTMPGGHMFPLERPQDTATLIKTLFARWEARERSCA; translated from the coding sequence ATGTCGCAGCACGTGTTTTTTGCCCACGCCAATGGCTTCCCCTCGGCCACCTACGGCAAGCTGTTTGCCGCCCTGGCCCCGGAGTATGCGGTGGCTCACTTGCCGCAACACGGTCACGACCCCAGGTTTCCAGTGGACGATAACTGGCAGAACCTGGTGGACGAGTTGATCCATCATCTGGAGCAGCAACCGCAGCCCGTCTGGGGCGTGGGCCACTCCCTGGGTGGCGTGCTGCATTTGCACGCGGCCCTGCGCTGCCCGCAGCTGTATCGCGGGGTAGTGATGCTCGATTCGCCGGTATTGACCCGCGCCGACCGTTGGGTGATCCGCGCCGCCAAGCGCTTCGGTTTTATCGACCGCCTCACGCCGGCCGGCCGTACCCTGGGCCGTCGTGAGGAATTCAGCGACCTGGACGCCGCGCGCAGCTACTTCGCCGGCAAGACCCTGTTCCGAGGCTTCGACCCGGAATGCTTCGACGCCTACCTGCAACACGGCCTGTACCAGGCGGGTGATCGCCTGCGCCTGCGTTTCGACCCGGCCACCGAAATCAGCATCTACCGGGGCGTGCCCCACACCAGTCCCGGCCAGGTGCGCCAATTGAAAGTGCCGCTGGCGGTGGTGCGCGGTCGCCAGAGCCGCGTGGTGATGCGTCACCACGCCAGCGGCGTCGACCGTCTGCCCATGGGCGAAATGCTCACCATGCCCGGCGGCCATATGTTTCCCCTCGAACGCCCCCAGGACACCGCGACCTTGATCAAGACCCTGTTCGCCCGCTGGGAAGCCCGGGAGCGCAGCTGCGCATGA
- a CDS encoding alpha/beta hydrolase, translated as MSTPVEEVRLSLPHIELAAHLFGPEDGLPVIALHGWLDNANSFARLAPKLAGLRIVALDMAGHGHSAHRPTGAGYALWDYVHDVLHVAEQLGWKRFALLGHSLGAIVSLVLAGALPERVTHLGLIDGVIPPTASGENAAERLGMALQAQLNLQDKRKPVYTTLDRAVEARMKGLVAVSREAAELLAQRGLMPVPGGYTWRSDSRLTLASPMRLTDEQAMAFVRRVGCPTQLVVAADGMLAKHPELLSQLPFTVTTLPGGHHLHLNDEPGAVLVADCFNRFFSAP; from the coding sequence ATGAGCACACCCGTCGAAGAGGTTCGCCTGAGCCTGCCGCACATTGAGTTGGCGGCCCATCTGTTTGGCCCCGAGGACGGTTTGCCGGTGATCGCCCTGCATGGCTGGCTGGACAATGCCAACAGCTTTGCACGCCTGGCGCCGAAGCTTGCGGGTTTGCGTATCGTGGCGCTGGACATGGCCGGCCATGGGCATTCGGCGCATCGTCCTACAGGTGCCGGTTATGCCTTGTGGGATTACGTCCACGACGTGCTGCACGTTGCCGAGCAACTGGGCTGGAAACGTTTTGCATTACTCGGCCACTCCCTCGGCGCCATCGTGTCCCTGGTGCTGGCCGGTGCCTTGCCGGAACGGGTGACGCACCTGGGTTTGATTGACGGCGTGATCCCGCCCACTGCCAGCGGTGAGAACGCCGCCGAGCGCCTGGGCATGGCCTTGCAGGCGCAATTGAATCTGCAGGATAAGCGCAAGCCGGTCTACACCACCCTCGACCGGGCGGTTGAGGCACGTATGAAAGGTTTGGTCGCTGTGAGCCGTGAAGCCGCAGAACTGCTGGCCCAGCGCGGTTTGATGCCGGTGCCGGGTGGTTATACCTGGCGCTCGGACAGTCGCCTGACCCTGGCATCGCCGATGCGCCTGACCGATGAGCAGGCGATGGCTTTCGTGCGCCGCGTGGGTTGCCCTACGCAGTTGGTGGTCGCCGCCGATGGCATGTTGGCGAAACATCCCGAATTGCTTTCCCAGCTACCCTTTACGGTAACCACGTTGCCGGGTGGCCATCATTTACACCTGAATGATGAGCCTGGTGCGGTCCTTGTTGCAGACTGTTTCAATCGGTTCTTCTCCGCGCCTTGA
- a CDS encoding DUF4892 domain-containing protein yields the protein MSLRKGCIRALGLCCFSPLVFAADVPGSQDLPAVARQVDAQIVDYRPAEEKERIYPMGAIRKISGQLRYEGQATARGQATAITYELPAEHTSSAAFTSTREALQANGAQLLFWCQARDCGESSLWANEVFGNAKLVGADGQQEYLLLRLAAPQENSLVAIYGITRGNRRAYLHVEQLDAGAPLGDLLPTSATLLRELKSTGELDFPALGGDPDDTWLTLISRGLNLDTTLRVSLTGPKAEAWRQALVDKGVRAARLETGSTETKGLHLHLIR from the coding sequence ATGAGCCTGCGTAAAGGATGTATACGTGCCCTCGGACTGTGCTGTTTCAGCCCCTTGGTGTTCGCCGCCGATGTGCCGGGAAGCCAGGACCTGCCTGCCGTGGCCCGTCAGGTCGACGCACAGATCGTCGATTACCGTCCCGCTGAAGAAAAGGAACGCATCTACCCCATGGGGGCGATCCGCAAGATCAGTGGCCAGTTGCGTTATGAGGGCCAGGCCACCGCCCGTGGGCAAGCCACAGCGATTACCTACGAGCTGCCTGCCGAACACACCTCCAGTGCTGCGTTCACGTCGACGCGCGAAGCGTTGCAGGCCAACGGCGCGCAGTTGTTGTTCTGGTGCCAGGCCCGCGATTGCGGTGAAAGCAGCCTGTGGGCCAACGAAGTGTTCGGTAATGCCAAGCTGGTAGGTGCCGACGGCCAGCAGGAATACCTGCTGCTGCGTCTCGCCGCCCCGCAGGAAAACTCCCTGGTGGCCATCTACGGCATCACCCGAGGCAACCGTCGTGCCTACCTGCATGTGGAGCAGTTGGATGCCGGCGCACCGCTGGGCGACCTGCTGCCCACCTCGGCCACCTTGTTGCGCGAGCTCAAAAGCACCGGTGAGCTGGATTTCCCCGCGCTTGGCGGCGACCCCGACGACACCTGGCTGACCCTGATTTCCCGGGGCTTGAACCTCGATACGACCTTGCGCGTCAGCCTGACCGGCCCGAAAGCCGAAGCCTGGCGCCAGGCTTTGGTCGACAAAGGCGTGCGCGCCGCGCGCCTGGAAACCGGCAGCACTGAAACCAAAGGCCTGCACCTGCATCTGATACGCTGA
- a CDS encoding AI-2E family transporter — translation MLNNDRLLVQILLLVLFGASFWVMAPFWSALFWGAVLAFASWPLMVLLTRALGGRESLAAGILTLGWMLLVAVPLVWLGFNLADHVRDAVALIKDIQVDGLPEAPAWLGAIPFVGERLVGMWNSIDEQGAALMVSLKPYLGQVGNWLLARSAQIGGGILELTLSLVFVFFFYRDGPRLAMFVHRLLERLIGDRAGYYIELVAGTVQRVVNGVIGTAAAQALLALIGFLIAGVPGALVLGIVTFLLSLIPMGPPLVWIPATAWLAWKGDYTYAVFLGVWGTFIISGVDNVLKPYLISRGGNLPLVIVLLGVFGGLIAFGFIGLFIGPTLLAVAYSLLMDWSATQAQVRREDKPL, via the coding sequence ATGCTCAATAACGATCGCCTGCTGGTGCAAATCCTGCTGCTGGTGCTGTTTGGTGCCAGCTTCTGGGTGATGGCGCCGTTCTGGTCGGCGCTGTTCTGGGGGGCGGTGCTGGCGTTTGCCAGTTGGCCGCTGATGGTGCTGCTGACCCGCGCGCTGGGTGGCCGTGAATCCCTGGCCGCCGGCATCCTGACCCTGGGCTGGATGTTGCTGGTGGCGGTGCCGCTGGTATGGCTGGGGTTCAATCTCGCGGACCATGTGCGCGATGCCGTGGCGTTGATCAAGGATATTCAGGTCGATGGGCTGCCCGAGGCGCCAGCCTGGTTGGGGGCGATTCCCTTTGTGGGGGAACGCCTGGTCGGCATGTGGAACAGCATCGACGAGCAGGGCGCGGCGCTGATGGTCAGCCTCAAGCCGTACCTGGGGCAGGTGGGCAATTGGCTGTTGGCGCGCAGTGCGCAGATCGGCGGCGGCATCCTCGAACTGACCCTGAGCCTGGTGTTCGTGTTCTTTTTTTATCGTGATGGGCCGCGTCTGGCGATGTTCGTGCATCGCTTGCTGGAACGACTGATCGGTGACCGTGCCGGTTACTACATCGAACTGGTGGCCGGTACGGTGCAGCGGGTGGTCAACGGTGTGATCGGCACTGCCGCCGCCCAGGCCCTGCTGGCACTGATCGGCTTCCTGATCGCCGGCGTGCCGGGTGCGTTGGTGCTGGGGATCGTGACGTTCCTGCTCAGCCTGATCCCGATGGGCCCGCCGCTGGTATGGATCCCGGCCACGGCCTGGCTGGCGTGGAAAGGCGACTACACCTATGCGGTGTTCCTTGGCGTGTGGGGGACGTTCATCATCAGCGGCGTGGACAACGTGCTCAAGCCCTACCTGATCAGCCGTGGCGGCAACCTGCCGCTGGTGATCGTGTTGCTCGGGGTCTTCGGCGGCTTGATTGCCTTTGGCTTTATCGGCCTGTTTATCGGCCCGACCCTGCTGGCCGTGGCCTACAGCCTGCTGATGGATTGGAGCGCAACCCAGGCCCAGGTTCGGCGTGAAGACAAGCCCCTTTAA
- a CDS encoding response regulator: protein MHTPSVPVNDEQKGAVVADDKRWNTRALIVDDDVPIRELLIDYLARFNILATGVTDGAAMRLAMQAETYDVVVLDLMLPGEDGLTLCRWLRAESDIPILMLTARCEPTDRIIGLELGADDYMSKPFEPRELVARIQTILRRVRDDRTEQRANIRFDNWRLNSVLRQLVADDGLVVPLSNAEFRLLWVFIERPRRVLSREQLLDAARGRSIEAFDRSIDLLVSRLRQKLGDDPKAPQLIKTVRGEGYLFDARDIG, encoded by the coding sequence ATGCATACCCCTTCCGTCCCCGTGAACGACGAGCAAAAAGGCGCGGTGGTCGCCGATGACAAGCGCTGGAACACCCGTGCGCTGATCGTCGACGACGATGTGCCGATCCGCGAATTGCTGATCGACTACCTGGCACGCTTCAATATCCTCGCCACCGGCGTAACCGACGGCGCCGCGATGCGCCTGGCCATGCAAGCCGAAACCTATGATGTGGTGGTACTCGACCTGATGCTGCCGGGGGAAGACGGCCTGACCCTGTGCCGCTGGCTGCGCGCCGAATCGGATATCCCGATCCTGATGCTCACCGCCCGCTGCGAGCCCACCGACCGCATCATCGGCCTGGAACTGGGGGCCGACGACTACATGTCCAAGCCCTTCGAACCGCGTGAACTGGTAGCGCGGATCCAGACCATCCTGCGCCGCGTGCGCGATGACCGCACCGAACAGCGCGCGAATATCCGCTTCGACAACTGGCGCCTCAACAGCGTGTTGCGTCAATTGGTGGCCGACGATGGCCTGGTGGTGCCGCTGTCCAACGCGGAATTCCGCCTGTTGTGGGTGTTTATCGAACGCCCGCGCCGGGTGCTGAGCCGGGAGCAGCTGCTTGATGCCGCCCGTGGCCGCTCGATAGAGGCCTTTGATCGCAGTATCGACTTGCTGGTGTCACGCCTGCGGCAAAAACTCGGGGATGACCCCAAGGCACCGCAGTTGATCAAGACCGTGCGCGGCGAAGGCTACCTGTTCGACGCCCGGGATATTGGCTGA
- the pyrF gene encoding orotidine-5'-phosphate decarboxylase, which yields MSACQTPIIVALDYPTRDAALKLADQLDPRLCRVKVGKELFTSCAAEIVGTLRDKGFEVFLDLKFHDIPNTTAMAVKAAAEMGVWMVNVHCSGGLRMMTACREVLEQRSGPKPLLIGVTVLTSMEREDLAGIGLDIEPQEQVLRLAALAQKAGLDGLVCSALEAQALKTAHPSLQLVTPGIRPAGSAQDDQRRILTPRQALDAGSDYLVIGRPISQAADPAKALAAVVAEIA from the coding sequence ATGTCCGCCTGCCAGACTCCTATCATCGTCGCCCTGGATTACCCCACCCGTGACGCCGCACTGAAGCTGGCTGACCAGTTGGACCCCAGGCTTTGCCGGGTCAAGGTCGGCAAGGAACTGTTCACCAGCTGCGCCGCGGAAATCGTCGGCACCCTGCGTGACAAAGGCTTCGAGGTGTTCCTCGACCTGAAATTCCACGACATCCCCAACACCACCGCCATGGCGGTCAAGGCTGCGGCCGAGATGGGCGTGTGGATGGTCAACGTACACTGCTCCGGCGGCCTGCGCATGATGACCGCCTGCCGCGAAGTGCTGGAACAGCGCAGCGGCCCCAAGCCGTTGCTGATCGGCGTGACCGTGCTGACCAGCATGGAGCGCGAGGACCTGGCGGGCATTGGCCTGGATATCGAGCCTCAGGAGCAGGTGCTGCGCCTGGCCGCCCTGGCGCAGAAAGCCGGCCTTGATGGCCTGGTGTGCTCGGCGCTGGAAGCCCAGGCCTTGAAAACTGCCCATCCGTCGTTGCAATTGGTGACCCCGGGGATTCGCCCTGCGGGCAGTGCCCAGGACGACCAGCGCCGCATCCTGACCCCGCGCCAGGCACTGGACGCGGGTTCCGACTACCTGGTGATCGGTCGTCCGATCAGCCAGGCGGCGGATCCGGCCAAGGCGTTGGCGGCGGTAGTCGCCGAGATCGCCTGA